From a region of the Candidatus Eremiobacteraceae bacterium genome:
- a CDS encoding NAD(P)-binding domain-containing protein, translated as MAAASRIGIVGVGRMGANIGRRLHETGYPVAAIYDANQSIADEIARELGAESVRELARVTAASDVILTVVTDDAAMRKVFATTGDSLLTGASGKI; from the coding sequence ATGGCGGCAGCTTCTCGTATCGGTATCGTCGGCGTCGGGCGCATGGGCGCGAACATCGGCCGGCGTCTGCACGAGACCGGGTACCCTGTCGCCGCGATCTACGATGCGAATCAAAGCATCGCAGACGAAATAGCGCGCGAACTTGGCGCCGAATCGGTCCGGGAGCTTGCTCGTGTCACCGCCGCGTCGGATGTCATCCTCACCGTCGTCACGGATGACGCCGCTATGCGCAAAGTATTTGCGACGACCGGCGATTCGCTTCTGACCGGAGCTTCCGGCAAGATCTT